From a region of the Latilactobacillus sakei genome:
- a CDS encoding type Z 30S ribosomal protein S14, translating into MAKKSLVVKNHRPAKFSTQEYTRCERCGRPHSVYRKFKLCRVCLRELAHKGQIPGMKKASW; encoded by the coding sequence TTGGCTAAAAAATCTTTAGTTGTAAAGAATCATCGTCCTGCAAAATTCTCAACACAAGAATACACACGTTGCGAACGTTGTGGACGTCCACATTCTGTATATCGTAAGTTTAAGCTTTGCCGGGTTTGCCTCCGTGAATTAGCTCATAAGGGCCAAATTCCAGGCATGAAAAAAGCCAGCTGGTAA
- a CDS encoding 50S ribosomal protein L5 produces the protein MTNRLKEKYVKEMTPALIEKFNYTSSMQVPKIEKIVLNMGVGDAVSNAKNLDKAVEELGLIAGQKPLITKAKKSIAGFRLREGMPIGAKVTLRGERMYDFLDKLVNVSLPRVRDFHGVSAKSFDGRGNYTLGVREQLIFPEIDYDKVDRVRGLDVVIVTTSNTDEEARELLTQFGMPFAK, from the coding sequence ATGACTAACCGTTTAAAAGAAAAATATGTTAAAGAAATGACACCAGCGTTGATCGAAAAGTTCAACTACACATCAAGCATGCAAGTACCTAAGATCGAAAAGATCGTACTTAACATGGGTGTTGGTGATGCTGTTTCTAACGCTAAGAACTTGGACAAAGCTGTTGAAGAATTAGGTTTGATTGCTGGTCAAAAACCATTAATCACAAAAGCTAAGAAATCAATCGCCGGCTTCCGTTTACGTGAAGGTATGCCAATCGGCGCTAAAGTAACTTTACGTGGCGAAAGAATGTACGATTTCTTAGATAAATTAGTTAACGTATCTTTACCTCGTGTTCGTGATTTTCACGGTGTTAGTGCAAAATCATTCGATGGTCGCGGTAATTATACATTAGGTGTACGCGAACAATTGATCTTCCCTGAAATCGATTATGATAAGGTAGATCGCGTTCGTGGTTTAGATGTTGTTATTGTAACAACTTCAAACACTGACGAAGAAGCACGCGAATTGTTAACACAATTCGGCATGCCATTTGCTAAATAA
- a CDS encoding 50S ribosomal protein L24 — translation MFVKTGDKVKVISGKDKGKEGTIIKAMPKEGRVVVEGINTIKKHVKPNAQNPNGGIVDTEASIDASNVMLIDPSNNEPTRVGYKVVDGKKVRVSKKTGESIDK, via the coding sequence ATGTTTGTTAAAACTGGTGATAAAGTAAAAGTAATCAGCGGTAAAGATAAAGGTAAAGAAGGTACAATCATCAAAGCTATGCCTAAAGAAGGTCGAGTTGTTGTTGAAGGTATCAATACCATTAAAAAGCACGTTAAGCCAAATGCTCAAAATCCTAATGGTGGGATTGTTGATACAGAGGCAAGTATCGATGCTTCAAACGTCATGCTAATCGATCCATCAAACAACGAACCAACACGTGTTGGCTACAAAGTTGTCGATGGCAAGAAAGTACGCGTGTCAAAGAAAACTGGAGAATCAATCGATAAATAA
- a CDS encoding 50S ribosomal protein L14, with the protein MIQSESRLKVADNSGAREILTIKVLGGSGRKTANIGDVIVATIKQATPGGVVKKGEVVKAVIVRTKSGARRVDGSYIKFDENAAVIINDDKTPKGTRIFGPVARELRDSDFMKIVSLAPEVL; encoded by the coding sequence GTGATTCAATCAGAAAGTCGTCTTAAAGTTGCTGATAACTCAGGTGCCCGTGAAATTTTAACTATTAAAGTTTTAGGTGGCTCAGGTCGCAAGACTGCCAATATTGGTGATGTTATCGTTGCAACAATTAAACAGGCAACACCAGGTGGCGTTGTCAAAAAAGGTGAAGTTGTCAAGGCTGTTATCGTTCGTACTAAGTCAGGTGCTCGTCGTGTAGACGGTTCTTACATCAAGTTCGATGAAAACGCTGCTGTTATCATCAATGATGACAAGACTCCAAAAGGAACACGTATCTTCGGACCAGTTGCACGTGAATTACGTGACAGTGATTTCATGAAGATCGTTTCCTTAGCGCCTGAAGTTCTATAA
- a CDS encoding 30S ribosomal protein S17 codes for MSEESRNHRKVYQGRVVSDKMDKTITVMVETYKTHPEYGKRVKYSKKYYAQDDNNEAKVGDVVRVMETRPLSRTKRFRLLDVVEKAVII; via the coding sequence TTGAGCGAAGAAAGTCGTAACCATCGTAAAGTGTACCAAGGCCGTGTTGTTTCAGACAAAATGGATAAAACAATCACTGTCATGGTTGAAACTTATAAAACACATCCTGAATACGGTAAACGTGTTAAATATTCAAAGAAATATTATGCACAAGATGACAACAACGAAGCAAAGGTTGGCGACGTTGTGCGTGTTATGGAAACTCGTCCTTTGTCACGTACAAAACGGTTCCGTTTATTAGATGTCGTTGAAAAAGCAGTTATTATCTAA
- a CDS encoding 50S ribosomal protein L29 encodes MKAKDIIELTTAEMLEKEHQYKEELFNLRFQQATGQLENTARLKQVRQNIARIKTVLRQQELNK; translated from the coding sequence ATGAAGGCTAAAGATATTATTGAATTAACCACTGCTGAAATGCTTGAAAAAGAACACCAATACAAAGAAGAATTATTCAATCTTCGTTTCCAACAAGCTACCGGTCAATTAGAAAATACCGCCCGCTTAAAGCAAGTTCGTCAGAACATTGCACGGATTAAAACTGTATTACGTCAACAAGAACTTAACAAATAA
- a CDS encoding 50S ribosomal protein L16, translating to MLVPKRVKHRREFRGKMRGAAKGGKEVTFGEFGLQALESSWITNRQIEAARVAMTRYMKRGGKVWIKIFPHKSYTAKGVGVRMGSGKGAPAGWVAVVKREKVMFEIGGVSEEVAREALRLASHKLPVKTKIVKREEVGGESNEG from the coding sequence ATGTTAGTACCTAAACGTGTAAAACATCGTCGTGAATTCCGTGGGAAGATGCGCGGTGCTGCAAAAGGTGGCAAAGAAGTCACTTTTGGTGAATTCGGGTTACAAGCATTAGAATCAAGTTGGATTACCAACCGTCAAATCGAAGCTGCCCGTGTTGCCATGACTCGTTACATGAAACGTGGTGGGAAAGTGTGGATTAAAATTTTCCCTCATAAATCATACACTGCAAAAGGTGTCGGCGTTCGAATGGGTTCAGGTAAGGGTGCTCCTGCTGGATGGGTTGCTGTAGTAAAACGTGAAAAAGTCATGTTTGAAATCGGCGGCGTTTCTGAAGAAGTTGCTCGTGAAGCATTACGCTTGGCATCACATAAATTGCCAGTTAAAACTAAGATCGTAAAACGCGAGGAAGTAGGTGGCGAGTCAAATGAAGGCTAA
- a CDS encoding 30S ribosomal protein S3 — MGQKINPTGFRVGVIRDWDAKWYAEKDFATFLHEDLKIRKYINTKLADASVSTIEIERAANRVNVSIHTAKPGMVIGKGGSEVENLRKALNNLTGKKVHINIVEIKKPDLDAHLVGEGIARQLEARVAFRRAQRQAMQRTMRAGAKGIKTQVAGRLNGADMSRVETHAQGTVPLHTLRADIDYSWDEAMTTYGKLGVKTWIYRGEVLPAKANNNTKGGK; from the coding sequence GTGGGTCAAAAGATTAATCCAACCGGTTTTCGTGTTGGCGTCATCCGTGATTGGGACGCTAAATGGTATGCAGAAAAAGATTTCGCAACATTCTTACACGAAGATCTTAAGATTCGTAAATATATCAACACAAAATTAGCTGACGCATCTGTCTCTACTATTGAAATCGAACGTGCTGCAAATCGCGTGAACGTTTCAATCCATACTGCTAAACCTGGTATGGTCATTGGTAAAGGCGGCTCAGAAGTAGAAAATCTACGTAAAGCTTTAAATAACTTAACAGGCAAGAAAGTACACATCAACATTGTGGAAATCAAGAAACCTGATTTAGACGCTCATTTAGTAGGCGAAGGTATTGCTCGTCAATTGGAAGCACGTGTTGCTTTCCGTCGCGCTCAACGCCAAGCTATGCAACGTACAATGCGCGCTGGTGCTAAGGGTATCAAAACTCAAGTTGCCGGCCGTTTGAACGGTGCTGACATGTCTCGTGTCGAAACACATGCTCAAGGAACTGTTCCTTTGCATACGTTACGTGCAGACATCGATTATTCATGGGACGAAGCCATGACTACTTACGGTAAATTAGGAGTTAAGACTTGGATTTATCGGGGCGAAGTATTACCTGCTAAAGCCAACAACAATACGAAAGGAGGGAAATAA
- the rplV gene encoding 50S ribosomal protein L22: protein MADQITSATASAKSVRMPARKVRMVIDLIRGKSVAEAIAILEFTPRAASPVVIKVLKSAIANAEHNYDLDAENLVVTKAYANEGPTLKRFRPRAKGSASPINKRTSHITVVVSEKEA from the coding sequence ATGGCAGATCAAATTACTAGTGCAACAGCTAGTGCTAAATCAGTTCGCATGCCTGCACGTAAAGTGCGTATGGTAATCGACTTGATCAGAGGCAAGAGTGTTGCAGAAGCAATTGCAATCTTAGAATTTACACCAAGAGCTGCTTCACCAGTTGTTATTAAAGTTTTGAAGTCAGCTATCGCTAACGCAGAACACAATTATGACTTAGACGCAGAAAACTTGGTTGTTACGAAAGCTTACGCTAACGAAGGACCAACATTGAAACGTTTTCGTCCTCGCGCTAAAGGCTCAGCATCACCAATCAACAAACGTACAAGTCATATCACTGTAGTTGTATCAGAAAAAGAAGCATAA
- a CDS encoding 30S ribosomal protein S19 → MSRSLKKGPFADAHLLNKIEAQADSEKKQVIKTWSRRSTIFPSFIGYTIAVYDGRKHVPVFISDDMVGHKLGEFVPTRTFHGHGNDDKKTKAR, encoded by the coding sequence ATGAGTCGTAGTTTGAAAAAAGGACCATTCGCAGACGCTCACTTGCTCAACAAGATTGAAGCACAAGCCGACAGCGAAAAGAAACAAGTCATCAAGACTTGGTCCCGTCGCTCGACAATTTTCCCTAGCTTTATTGGTTACACAATCGCTGTTTATGATGGACGGAAACACGTTCCCGTTTTCATTTCAGATGATATGGTAGGCCATAAATTAGGCGAATTTGTACCAACAAGAACTTTCCATGGTCATGGAAATGACGATAAGAAAACAAAAGCACGCTAG
- a CDS encoding 50S ribosomal protein L2, with protein MGIIKYKPTTNGRRNMTSSDFAEITKTTPEKTLLESQSHTAGRNAHGHITVRHRGGGHKQYYRVIDFKRIKDDIKATVKSIEYDPNRTSNIALIQYPDGIKSYIIAPKGLEVGMIVESGVNADIKVGNALPLANIPDGTLIHNIELKPGKGGQLVRSAGTSAQLLGKEGKYAIVRLTSGETRMILLTCRATVGTVGNGQHELIKIGKAGRKRWMGIRPTVRGSVMNPNDHPHGGGEGKAPIGRPSPMSPWGKKTLGKKTRSSKARSEKLIIRHRKSR; from the coding sequence GTGGGAATTATTAAGTACAAACCAACCACAAATGGTCGTCGTAACATGACCAGCTCAGATTTTGCTGAGATCACAAAGACAACCCCTGAAAAGACGTTGTTGGAATCCCAAAGCCATACTGCTGGTCGTAATGCACATGGTCATATCACTGTTCGTCATCGTGGCGGCGGTCATAAACAATATTACCGTGTCATTGACTTCAAGCGTATTAAGGATGATATCAAAGCGACTGTTAAGTCAATCGAATATGATCCAAATAGAACATCAAATATCGCATTAATCCAATATCCAGATGGTATCAAATCATACATCATCGCCCCTAAAGGCCTTGAAGTAGGTATGATCGTTGAATCTGGTGTTAATGCTGATATCAAAGTAGGTAACGCATTACCATTAGCTAATATTCCTGATGGTACTCTTATCCACAATATCGAATTAAAACCTGGTAAAGGCGGCCAATTGGTTCGTTCAGCTGGTACATCAGCTCAATTATTAGGTAAAGAAGGCAAATACGCTATCGTTCGTTTAACTTCAGGCGAAACACGTATGATCCTACTTACATGTCGTGCAACGGTCGGTACAGTTGGTAACGGTCAACACGAATTAATCAAGATTGGTAAAGCTGGCCGTAAACGTTGGATGGGTATTCGTCCTACAGTTCGTGGTTCAGTAATGAACCCTAACGATCATCCTCATGGTGGTGGTGAAGGTAAAGCTCCTATCGGTCGTCCTTCTCCTATGTCTCCATGGGGTAAGAAGACACTTGGTAAGAAAACTCGTAGTAGTAAGGCTCGTTCAGAGAAACTTATTATTCGTCATCGTAAATCAAGATAA
- a CDS encoding 50S ribosomal protein L23: protein MEARDVILRPVVTESSMAAMDDKKYTFDVDVRANKTQVRYAIEEIFGVNVKNVNIMNVRGKLKRQGRYAGYTKKRRKAIVTLTADSKEIKIFED, encoded by the coding sequence ATGGAAGCACGCGATGTTATTTTACGCCCAGTAGTTACTGAAAGCTCAATGGCTGCAATGGACGACAAGAAATACACATTTGATGTTGATGTTCGTGCCAACAAAACACAAGTGCGTTACGCAATCGAAGAAATCTTTGGTGTCAACGTTAAAAACGTTAATATCATGAACGTCCGTGGCAAGTTAAAACGCCAAGGTCGCTATGCGGGTTACACTAAGAAACGCCGTAAAGCAATCGTGACATTAACAGCTGACTCAAAAGAAATCAAGATTTTTGAAGATTAA
- a CDS encoding 50S ribosomal protein L4, with protein sequence MANVTLFKQDGSQNGNVELNDSIWAIEPNENVVFDAIIMQRASLRQGTHAVKNRSAVRGGGRKPWRQKGTGRARQGSIRSPQWRGGGVVFGPTPRSYSYKLPRKVRRLAIKSVLSQKVIDNDLIVVDSFSFDAPKTKEFAEVLNKLDVNTKVLVVLEDGNDFTALSARNLPNVTVVPADGINVLDVVGNQKLILTQAALSKIEEVLA encoded by the coding sequence ATGGCAAACGTAACATTATTTAAACAAGATGGTAGCCAAAATGGGAACGTTGAATTAAACGACTCAATCTGGGCTATCGAACCTAATGAAAATGTTGTATTTGATGCTATCATCATGCAACGTGCATCATTAAGACAAGGAACACACGCTGTTAAGAACAGATCAGCTGTTCGTGGTGGTGGTCGTAAACCTTGGCGTCAAAAAGGTACTGGTCGTGCTCGTCAAGGCTCAATCCGTTCACCTCAATGGCGTGGCGGTGGTGTTGTTTTCGGACCTACACCTCGTTCATACAGCTATAAATTACCTCGTAAGGTACGTCGTCTTGCAATTAAGTCAGTACTTTCACAAAAGGTTATCGATAATGATTTAATCGTTGTTGATTCATTTAGCTTTGATGCACCTAAGACTAAGGAATTCGCCGAAGTACTTAACAAGTTAGATGTTAATACTAAAGTATTAGTAGTTCTTGAAGACGGAAATGATTTTACTGCTTTATCAGCTCGCAACTTACCTAACGTAACTGTTGTTCCTGCTGATGGTATCAACGTATTAGACGTTGTAGGCAACCAAAAATTAATCCTTACTCAAGCTGCTCTTTCTAAAATTGAGGAGGTGCTTGCATAA
- a CDS encoding 50S ribosomal protein L3, with protein MTTKGILGRKVGMTQVFTENGELIPVTVIAATPNVVLQVKTNETDGYEAIQVGFEDKREVLSNKPAKGHVAKANTTPKRFIREFRDVALGDYEVGTEIKVDTFAAGDVVDVTGVTKGHGFQGNIKKDGQSRGPMGHGSRYHRRPGSMGAVINRVFKGKLLPGRMGNNQRTVQNLVVVSTDVEKNVILVKGNVPGAKNSMVTIKTAVKAHK; from the coding sequence ATGACCACAAAAGGAATCTTAGGTAGAAAAGTAGGTATGACACAAGTCTTTACTGAAAACGGTGAATTAATTCCCGTAACAGTTATCGCAGCAACTCCAAACGTTGTTTTACAAGTTAAAACAAACGAAACAGACGGCTATGAAGCCATCCAAGTCGGTTTTGAAGATAAACGCGAAGTCTTGTCAAACAAACCTGCTAAAGGTCATGTAGCAAAAGCAAATACTACTCCTAAGCGCTTCATTAGAGAATTCAGAGATGTCGCATTAGGAGATTACGAAGTAGGAACAGAAATCAAAGTTGATACTTTCGCAGCCGGCGACGTCGTTGACGTTACTGGTGTAACGAAAGGTCATGGTTTCCAAGGTAACATTAAAAAAGACGGACAATCACGTGGGCCTATGGGTCACGGTTCTCGTTACCACCGTCGTCCTGGTTCAATGGGTGCTGTTATCAACCGTGTCTTCAAGGGTAAATTATTACCTGGACGCATGGGTAACAACCAACGTACTGTTCAAAACCTTGTGGTTGTAAGTACAGACGTAGAAAAGAACGTTATTCTTGTTAAAGGTAACGTACCAGGCGCTAAAAACTCAATGGTTACAATTAAAACAGCCGTTAAAGCTCATAAATAA
- a CDS encoding 30S ribosomal protein S10 — MAKQKIRIRLKAFEHRILDQSADKIVETAKRTGASISGPIPLPTERTLYTVLRSPHKHKDSREQFEMRTHKRLIDIVNPTPKTVDSLMKLDLPSGVDIEIKL, encoded by the coding sequence ATGGCAAAACAAAAAATTCGTATTCGTTTGAAAGCATTCGAACACCGTATTTTAGATCAATCAGCTGATAAGATTGTGGAAACAGCAAAGAGAACAGGAGCTTCAATCTCTGGTCCAATTCCATTACCAACTGAAAGAACTTTATACACAGTTCTCCGTTCACCACATAAGCACAAGGATTCACGTGAACAATTTGAAATGCGTACTCACAAACGTTTAATCGATATTGTTAACCCAACACCTAAGACAGTTGATTCATTGATGAAACTTGACTTACCTAGTGGCGTTGACATCGAAATCAAGCTTTAA
- a CDS encoding isochorismatase, with amino-acid sequence MDKAALLIIDYTNDFVAPDGALTAGKPAQDIASTIVTLADQFLAQKQFIILPTDLHVANDPFHPESKLFPPHNLADSRGRAFYGPLANWYAEHQDSPYVYAFAKNRYSAFANTNLDNFLRERQITDLHLTGVCTDICVLHTAVSAYNLNYPLTIHQKAVATFTPNGQGWALAHFKNSLGATIV; translated from the coding sequence ATGGATAAAGCTGCGTTATTGATTATCGATTACACAAATGACTTCGTCGCGCCAGACGGTGCCTTGACAGCTGGTAAGCCGGCTCAAGACATCGCATCTACCATTGTAACACTTGCGGATCAATTTTTAGCCCAAAAACAATTTATTATTTTACCAACTGACTTACACGTTGCCAACGACCCTTTCCATCCAGAGTCTAAACTCTTCCCACCCCACAACCTCGCAGATAGTCGCGGACGTGCTTTTTACGGCCCACTAGCTAATTGGTATGCTGAGCATCAAGACAGCCCCTACGTCTACGCATTTGCCAAGAATCGCTACTCTGCGTTTGCTAACACCAATCTCGATAATTTCCTACGCGAACGGCAGATTACCGATCTGCATTTAACCGGTGTCTGCACGGACATCTGCGTGTTACACACAGCCGTTTCAGCTTATAACTTAAATTATCCACTGACTATCCACCAAAAGGCTGTCGCTACTTTCACGCCAAACGGCCAAGGATGGGCGCTGGCACACTTCAAAAATAGTTTAGGTGCCACAATTGTCTAA
- the rsgA gene encoding ribosome small subunit-dependent GTPase A → MNQQLTGYVIFQSQDHYRVLINDIEMNAILSGRYRHEAQSNVDLPLVGDQVYGQLYDDNRRFQIMGYAKRRSLIQRRSTKQQSHLQPLAANIEILFIVTSANKEFNEARLQRYLAMAWESGANPVIILSKIDLISTNELTDYLNQISAITFDSVPVMTTGANHDQLAAQFASYLAPDSWVGFVGSSGVGKSTLIKHIIGDQQLTTRSIRSDDDKGRHTTTSRQAYRTPSGAFIVDTPGMRELGMTSEMGATLNDVFTDIETFAQNCRFNDCQHNGEPGCAVAAAIETHQLTAKRLSDYQKLKIEAEYSQLSPREIERAKVTRLLGSLKTRPGQK, encoded by the coding sequence TTGAATCAACAACTCACCGGCTACGTTATTTTTCAAAGCCAAGATCATTATCGCGTTTTAATTAACGATATCGAAATGAATGCCATCCTCAGCGGTCGTTATCGTCACGAGGCCCAAAGCAACGTCGACTTACCACTGGTCGGCGATCAAGTTTATGGTCAGCTTTACGATGACAATCGCCGTTTTCAAATTATGGGTTATGCAAAACGCCGCTCACTCATTCAAAGACGTAGCACAAAACAACAGAGTCATCTCCAACCACTAGCTGCCAACATCGAGATCCTCTTCATTGTGACGTCAGCTAATAAAGAATTTAATGAAGCGCGTCTTCAACGTTATCTAGCGATGGCTTGGGAAAGCGGCGCCAATCCCGTAATCATCCTCAGTAAAATCGATTTAATTAGCACCAATGAATTAACCGACTATTTGAATCAGATTAGTGCAATCACTTTCGATAGCGTACCGGTCATGACAACCGGCGCTAACCACGATCAACTTGCGGCACAATTCGCAAGCTACCTCGCTCCCGATAGTTGGGTGGGCTTTGTCGGCTCATCAGGGGTTGGTAAATCGACGCTGATTAAGCACATTATTGGTGACCAGCAGCTAACAACGCGTAGCATCCGTTCAGATGATGATAAGGGGCGCCATACGACAACTAGTCGTCAGGCATACCGGACGCCATCAGGAGCTTTCATCGTTGATACACCGGGCATGCGTGAACTTGGTATGACTAGCGAAATGGGCGCAACACTTAACGATGTCTTCACTGATATTGAGACCTTTGCCCAAAACTGTCGCTTCAACGACTGCCAACATAACGGCGAGCCTGGTTGCGCAGTTGCCGCAGCGATCGAAACCCATCAACTAACAGCCAAACGTTTAAGTGATTACCAGAAACTAAAAATCGAAGCTGAATATAGCCAGCTCTCCCCTAGAGAAATAGAACGTGCTAAGGTCACTCGTTTATTGGGTAGTTTAAAAACAAGGCCCGGCCAGAAATAA
- the fusA gene encoding elongation factor G, whose translation MANKREFPLDKTRNIGIMAHIDAGKTTTTERILYYTGKIHKIGETHEGASQMDWMEQEQERGITITSAATTAEWKGNRVNIIDTPGHVDFTIEVERSLRVLDGAITVLDAQSGVEPQTENVWRQATTYGVPRIVFVNKMDKLGANFDYSMTTLEDRLQANAHAVQMPIGAEDEFQGVIDLIEMQADIYDEDELGAKWDTVDVPADYLEEATKRRAELVEAVADVNDDIMDKYLEGEEISKEELKAAIRQATIDLKFFPVFAGSAFKNKGVQMLMDGVVDYLPSPLDVRPYNAKNPEDDSEVELMAGDDKPFAGLAFKIATDPFVGRLTFFRVYTGTLQSGSYILNATKDKRERVGRLLQMHSNHRNEIPEVFSGDIAAAIGLKNTTTGDSLTDVDHPLILESMEFPDPVIQVSVEPESKEDRDKLDLALQKLAEEDPTFKAETNNETGETLISGMGELHLDIMVDRMRREFKVVAKIGEPQVAYRETFTKQASAQGKFVRQSGGKGQYGDVWVEFTPNEEGKGFEFEDAIVGGVVPREYIPSVEQGLKESMANGVLAGYPLIDVKAKLYDGSYHDVDSNESAFKIAASMALKNAAKQAGAEILEPIMKVEVIAPEEYLGDIMGQVTARRGAVEGMEARGNAQIVNAMVPLSEMFGYATTLRSATQGRGTFTMVFDHYSAVPKSIQEEIIKKNGGQ comes from the coding sequence ATGGCAAACAAACGTGAATTTCCGTTAGACAAAACGCGTAATATTGGTATCATGGCTCATATTGATGCTGGTAAAACAACGACTACAGAACGTATCTTGTACTATACTGGTAAAATCCATAAGATCGGTGAAACACATGAAGGTGCTTCACAAATGGATTGGATGGAACAAGAACAAGAACGTGGGATTACAATCACATCAGCTGCTACAACTGCTGAATGGAAAGGTAATCGAGTAAATATCATTGATACACCAGGTCACGTTGATTTCACAATCGAAGTTGAACGTTCATTGCGTGTTTTAGATGGTGCTATCACTGTCTTAGATGCTCAATCAGGGGTTGAACCTCAAACTGAAAATGTTTGGCGTCAAGCTACTACTTATGGTGTACCTCGTATTGTTTTCGTTAATAAGATGGACAAACTTGGCGCTAACTTTGATTATTCAATGACAACATTGGAAGATCGCCTACAAGCTAACGCACATGCCGTTCAAATGCCAATTGGCGCTGAAGATGAATTCCAAGGCGTGATTGATTTGATCGAAATGCAAGCTGATATCTATGACGAAGATGAATTAGGTGCTAAGTGGGATACAGTTGATGTACCTGCTGACTACCTTGAAGAAGCTACAAAACGTCGTGCCGAATTAGTTGAAGCTGTTGCTGATGTTAATGACGACATTATGGACAAGTACTTAGAAGGCGAAGAAATTTCTAAAGAAGAATTGAAAGCTGCGATCCGTCAAGCAACTATCGATTTGAAATTCTTCCCAGTTTTCGCTGGTTCAGCTTTCAAAAACAAGGGTGTTCAAATGTTAATGGATGGTGTTGTAGATTACCTACCATCACCATTAGACGTACGCCCTTATAACGCTAAAAACCCAGAAGACGATTCAGAAGTTGAATTGATGGCTGGCGATGACAAACCATTTGCTGGTTTAGCATTTAAGATTGCTACTGACCCATTCGTTGGTCGTTTAACATTCTTCCGTGTTTATACTGGTACATTACAATCTGGTTCATACATCTTGAATGCAACTAAAGACAAACGTGAACGTGTTGGTCGTTTATTACAAATGCATTCAAATCACCGTAACGAAATTCCTGAAGTATTCTCTGGGGATATCGCTGCTGCAATCGGTTTGAAGAATACAACAACTGGTGATTCATTGACTGACGTTGATCATCCATTAATCTTGGAATCAATGGAATTCCCTGACCCAGTTATCCAAGTTTCTGTTGAACCTGAATCAAAAGAAGATCGTGATAAGTTAGATCTTGCTTTACAAAAACTTGCTGAAGAAGATCCTACGTTCAAGGCTGAAACCAACAATGAAACAGGCGAAACGCTTATTTCTGGTATGGGTGAATTGCATTTGGATATCATGGTTGATCGTATGAGACGTGAATTTAAAGTGGTTGCCAAAATTGGTGAACCTCAAGTTGCTTACCGTGAAACATTCACAAAACAAGCATCTGCACAAGGTAAATTCGTTCGTCAATCCGGTGGTAAAGGTCAATATGGTGACGTTTGGGTTGAATTTACACCTAATGAAGAAGGTAAAGGCTTCGAATTCGAAGACGCTATCGTCGGTGGTGTTGTTCCTCGTGAATACATCCCATCAGTTGAACAAGGTTTGAAAGAATCAATGGCAAACGGTGTCTTAGCTGGTTACCCATTGATTGACGTTAAAGCTAAGTTATATGATGGTAGTTATCATGATGTCGATTCTAATGAATCAGCATTTAAGATCGCTGCATCAATGGCATTGAAGAACGCTGCTAAACAAGCTGGCGCTGAAATCCTTGAACCTATCATGAAGGTTGAAGTTATTGCTCCTGAAGAATATCTTGGCGATATCATGGGACAAGTAACTGCTCGTCGTGGTGCTGTTGAAGGTATGGAAGCACGTGGTAATGCCCAAATCGTTAATGCAATGGTACCATTGTCAGAAATGTTTGGTTATGCGACAACATTACGTTCAGCTACACAAGGTCGTGGGACATTTACAATGGTATTTGACCACTACTCAGCTGTTCCTAAGAGCATCCAAGAAGAAATCATTAAGAAGAACGGTGGCCAATAA